The following are encoded together in the Pseudoalteromonas piscicida genome:
- a CDS encoding porin, which produces MKMKYLPFVALSLCSMSVCSYANEAVSLYGRAHVGVQNSDKDGDSDTSIESYNSRMGLKGAAKLQEGLEIFYKYEFQVEITDQDKDGKSGDNLTARSQYLGVKGSYGQLLIGRDDTPMKKSQGKVDLMNDFSGDINSFFVGENRLGDTVQYTTPAINHLQFTVSYIAEDNSKQNGEDGLSLSASYGDSKLKKTNVYVAVAHDNKVAGQDINRVTVQGKLGDFKLGGMYQQNEAIDSDEEVDSFMVSAAYQIESYTLLAQYQDSDGAAGKLKDSGNAASVGVEKSLSKQARMYLWYSKFSLDNNEDHNTMAVTLRYDF; this is translated from the coding sequence ATGAAAATGAAATACCTACCATTTGTTGCTCTAAGCCTTTGCTCTATGAGTGTTTGTAGTTATGCAAACGAAGCTGTATCTCTATACGGTAGAGCTCATGTCGGTGTACAAAATTCTGATAAAGATGGTGACAGCGATACTTCAATTGAAAGTTATAACTCTCGCATGGGATTAAAGGGAGCTGCAAAGCTGCAAGAAGGACTTGAGATTTTTTATAAATATGAATTCCAAGTTGAGATCACGGATCAAGACAAAGATGGTAAATCAGGTGATAACCTTACCGCACGCTCTCAGTATCTTGGGGTTAAAGGGAGCTATGGTCAGCTCCTGATCGGCCGTGATGATACACCGATGAAAAAGTCGCAAGGCAAAGTGGACTTAATGAATGACTTTTCTGGTGATATTAATTCGTTCTTTGTTGGTGAAAATCGCCTTGGTGACACCGTGCAATATACGACTCCAGCGATCAATCATTTGCAGTTTACGGTGAGTTATATTGCCGAAGACAACAGCAAACAAAACGGCGAAGATGGCTTATCTTTGTCGGCAAGTTACGGTGATAGCAAACTCAAGAAAACCAATGTATATGTTGCTGTTGCCCATGATAATAAAGTTGCGGGGCAAGACATTAACCGCGTGACGGTACAAGGAAAACTAGGGGACTTTAAACTCGGCGGTATGTATCAACAAAATGAAGCGATAGATAGTGACGAGGAAGTAGACAGTTTTATGGTGAGTGCTGCCTACCAAATTGAGTCATATACCTTACTGGCTCAATATCAAGATTCGGATGGGGCAGCAGGTAAGCTGAAGGACTCTGGCAATGCAGCCTCTGTGGGTGTGGAAAAAAGTTTAAGTAAACAAGCTCGTATGTATCTTTGGTATTCGAAATTTTCTTTGGATAACAACGAAGATCACAACACGATGGCGGTCACATTGAGATATGACTTCTAA